The window TATTTTCGTAGAAAAAAGAAAAGCTTGTGTTAACtgagcatcaacctgaacgcataaACATGTTACAAAAAAAATCTTCGAGGCATGCCATTACATGTGACAGTATCCTTGGTCTTACTCACGTAGTTGGACACAATGCTGACTGGCTACATATCCTTCCTCGATCTAGTTTTGCATTGCCGATGCTGACAAGAGATTTTAAGCTGTATATGTTATACAAAAATAGATGGAGCTTTTAAAACATATAACTGTCATGTACAAGTACCTAGCTCCACAATCAAGCATCGAGATGACCGTACTACAGAATGCCAAGAACCTGACTGAAAGCTGCGGTATAAATAGTGTTAATATCCTTGATGAATTAGTTTTACCACTGGATAGAGCAGCGAGCCACAAAGAGCAGATCCGAGACCATATTAGGCATACACAGCTTGTTGGTCGATTAATCCTGCCATGATAAAAAGCTCTCTCCGTTACCAATCGACACATAAGCCGCAGTGCGGAAATATACTAAGAAGATATTCTTGCAGGGAATCCCATTAGATCTGTTTATTGGAGACAAAGCCATCTAAATTTTAGATCGACACACATCTGTAATTTAGATTGAAGATTCTAAGCTCCCTGATCACTAGCCGCTTCACCAAGCAATAGCCTCCGTGGGCAGCATCCGTTTCCTTCTATACTACGCTTCTACACACAAGAAACATCAAGACAAGTCATCCATCACACACGTACAAATACCATCAAGTATATACAtatctccatctatggatccatgCATCAGGTGAGATTGCAACCTCGTTTATCCTGATGTGCATGACATACTGCAGACTCATAAAAGAGAGCAACACAGAGGTTCCATGAAAGTGCAGCTCTTAGGTGTTTCATTACCTGCCATCGATGAAGCTAAAGATCCTTGCAGGGTTGAACGGCACGGCGGCGGCAGCACCAAGAGCGTCAGCATGAGGAGGAAAAGTTAGGGTAGATGGAATAACAAAATGATGTTTTTTCCTCATCCCACGTCATACATGCAGCTTCATTATTTGGGAGGAAAGTCCAAGGCACCCACGCTGGCCTGTAGTTTTTTTTCGTGTGCGtggaaaatcctatgcatgaatgtTATGTTTTTTCTCATAATGGCAATGATGGGTAATTATTAAAGGTATTTGAATGTTGCGTTTTTTCTCataatggcaatggtgggtaattaTTTTCACTTAAAACACATCTAATGGCTGTAAATTTTTAGCGTATTAAATAAATGGCTGGATGTTTCTGATTTTTGTGGAATTTTCTAAGGAATTCTCTTTTTTCTGGTGAGCCCGTCAAGgactttttatatataaatagacGAACAATAGGTAGCGTTTGTGAGAAGAGAAATCCGGGAGCACCAATTCGATCGGAATCCATCGGAGAAGCACCTAATTGATTGAGCCAAAATCAATAGAACTGGACGTTGGACCAGTAGGCTTTGTCCGGCCGCCAGTAGGCCGGGATGACATTGTTGGCCACCAGCGTCTTCCCAGAGTCACTGGTGATGCGCATGGAGAATGGCCCTTGTAGCGGGCGGTTGGTGTCCATCCGCCAGATGGATCCCCAGGAGCGGCGCATCGGCTCCCAGGGCCCCGTGGGGCGGCCGTTCTTGGTCTGCATCAGCTCCATCCTCACCACGGTCCCGTCCTCGTTGGCATACTCCACGAGCACCGCGAGGTAGTTGGGGTTGGAGCCACGCTGGACGTGGAAGGTGACCTTCATGCCCGGGAAGTTGCAGCGCACCCTCCTGAACTGCATGTCGATGATGCTGGCGTGGCGGAGCTTGTCGTTGAGGCCGTTCTTGGCCATGGCCCCGAACGCTGTGCCGCTGAGATCGAAGTGGTACCTAGCCACGGGGTAGTAGTTCATGTCGGTGATGACCACCGTCCTCGGCTGGCCGGAGCAGGAAGGGTTGTTGGCGGCGACGCATCGAATCTGAACGACGAATACATGCACATGGGAGGTTTGAGTTTGACCAACTAATTTAACTGACGCTGTCGGGTGTTGGATAAATTACTGCAGTACGTACGTACCTCGTAGCAGGAGCCGCAGCCCGCGCCGCCGTCAAACAGAGGCTCGTTACCGCAGGACGTCATGGAGGAGAAGGGGTACTGGTTCATGTTCTTGAAGCCGCAAGCACCGCCTGCAAATCGATTGGTAGATCAGCATTACGTTCGTGATGGATGAAAATGTACGCAGTCATGGGAACATATGGGCGTACCGTTGTCGTTGGGGCCGGCGCCGGTGGGCGCTCCGTACCAGGTGGCCTTGGCGGGGAGCCAGCCGGGGTTGTAGGATCTGGCGGCGGCGGTGTCGTAGTTGGCCGCAGAACGGACGGAGGTGACGAGCACGGAGAGGAGTGCCACAAGCACAAGAGCAATCGCGTTGGTGGAGACGCCAGCC is drawn from Triticum dicoccoides isolate Atlit2015 ecotype Zavitan chromosome 6B, WEW_v2.0, whole genome shotgun sequence and contains these coding sequences:
- the LOC119324841 gene encoding expansin-B2-like, which encodes MAGVSTNAIALVLVALLSVLVTSVRSAANYDTAAARSYNPGWLPAKATWYGAPTGAGPNDNGGACGFKNMNQYPFSSMTSCGNEPLFDGGAGCGSCYEIRCVAANNPSCSGQPRTVVITDMNYYPVARYHFDLSGTAFGAMAKNGLNDKLRHASIIDMQFRRVRCNFPGMKVTFHVQRGSNPNYLAVLVEYANEDGTVVRMELMQTKNGRPTGPWEPMRRSWGSIWRMDTNRPLQGPFSMRITSDSGKTLVANNVIPAYWRPDKAYWSNVQFY